The Lathyrus oleraceus cultivar Zhongwan6 chromosome 5, CAAS_Psat_ZW6_1.0, whole genome shotgun sequence genome includes the window ttcccatggagtaccatggatgtttggggtgctaataccttccccttacatagCCGACTTTtttacccaacatatctctttccccgaggttttatcgatgttttcccttccattaagggataaataaagttcgatggcgacttgttgtatgttcgagcgaacgatacattcgggtatatttctgctagcttcaaCAAGAAAGGATATATTTTCCAAGGAGAGAAAAGTATTCTAAAAGTTATGAAGGGACCGAAGGAAGTCTTAAGAGGCGtgaagaaacaaggcttgtatacccttgaggctgAAGTTGTTAGTGGTTATACGGATGTTGCATCCACGAAACCATTATCGAATACAAAAATGTGGTACATGAGATTAGGCCATGTCAACGAAAGGGGTTTGGTCTaattggggaaacaaaatctacttTGTGTAGACAAAATTGAAAAACTGAAGTTTTGTGAACCCTGTGTACTTGGAAAATATTGAAGAGTGAAGTTCAATACAAGCAAACAAAAAACACATGGATTCCTTGATTACATCCATGCTGAACTTTGGGGGCCTGCGAGGTGTCCATCACATTCAGGAGCaaggtattttctatccataattgatgattattccagaaagttatgggtattcatctagaagactaaggatgaaacttttgagaacttcaaaagttggaagactctggtcAAAAATCAGATTGACAGGAAGGTCAAGAGGTGGAGAACCGACAATGGCCTTAAAGTTTGCAATGAGGCGTCTGACAATTTTTGTGCAGCCTCTGGTATTGCAAGGCACAAAACTACTTAAGGTACTCCCCAAAAGAATGGTTTGGCTAAAAGGTTTAATCGAACCATTTTAGAAATAGTTAGATGTATGTTGACTAATGTTAGGTTAAAGAAGGTGCTTTGGGCAGAGGCTGTTTCGACAACAACATATCTGATAAGCATATGTCCTTCAACTGCGTTAGATATTAAGACATCTGAAGAAATTTGGTCGGGACATCCATTAGATCTCGACACACTTAGAGTATTTGGCTGCATagcctatgctcacattaggcagGACAAGGTCAAACCTAGAGCCTTGAGATGCATGTTCATGGGATACCCTGAATGAGTCAAAACTCATAGGCTATTGTGCCTAGAGCCATGTCATAGGAGGTGTATCATCAGTTGAGATGGAGTTTTCAATGAAGCTGAGATGGCTTTCAAGAAAACTGATGATGTTAGTCTAAGTGTACAAATATCTTAAGAAGAGATGAAACAAGAAGAGATTCATGTTGAGGTGGAGCATGTCGATGCTTAGTTGCGTATCCCATATCAAGTTGAAGAAGAAGCAAAAGACGCTGAAGATACTGAGAAAGATGAGGAAATTGTCGATGACTATCTATTGGCAAGAGATAGGCCGATAAGAGTCGTTAAGCCACCTCAAAGACTTGGGTATACAGATCTCATATCTTATGCTTTAATCTCTGCAAGTGAGATTCTATATGAAGAACCTAAAGACTATAAGGAAGTTACGAGTAGTCAAAATAAAACTGAATGGATGAAGGTCATGAatgaagagatgaagtttcttCATGGCAACCACATTTGGGAGCTGATCAAGAAACCTGTCGGAGCCAGGTTAGTCATttgtaagtggattttcaaagttaaggaAGGAATCGAAAGAGTGATGCTGGAGAGATACAGGGCAAGATTTGTCGCAAGAGGTTTCACTCAAAAAGAAGGTGCTGACTTCAATGATGTGATCTCTCCTTTTGTGAAGCACATGTCAATTCAAATGCTACTTACCATAGTGGCACGACTCGACCTAGGACTTgaacaaatggatgtgaagactGCTTTCTTGTGCGGAGATCTAAATGAAATACAGTCTCTGCAAGTCCATGCCCACCGCACCAATTTGTTGTGAAAACGATGTCGgaattacaaagtataattgaTTTCTTGATCAGTAAGAAATccacaagggtagaaaagaagaaaataataaGGACACAACGAAATTGGTTATAAACTTCTATTCTTTGCTTTCTttttgaaacaagattacaagtgttacagaatatcaaataacctctctcaccctaatCAGGATTTGCATTATtcaatgatgagagactagtatgctatttataaaAGACATAACATACTAAACTAATGGACTTTTACACATAGACCAATTACATAAGCTAACGTAGAGAACAAATTAACTTAAACAAGTGGGCATAACAAACATGTCtaattcgacatgctaacaatcctaaCATACTTTGACGATATCATGTGAATAGACTTCGACGATATGCTAAGGTCCTGTcgaattgtcgaaccaagaagTTACCCTTCGATCATACTAGAGTTCAATCCAATATCTCATACATTATTAATTATTTTGAATATTTATATAGTTCACATTGACAACTAGTTATTATATGTCTGAAGCAAAATGTTGTAGTTATGTTATGCTCGTTACACTATAAACTTAATCAAGATATGCATAACTTTTTTAGCGGGTAGGTGGTATCATTTGTAATACTCAAATTTATCTTTTAGTATTGAATGTTTTTTATTCATGTTTAATTTTTACCGACATGTTAAGTTGTGTTGTGAAATGTAACATACATGGTAGAAAGCTAAGGTTCATTTTTTCCAAAAGTAAGTATTACTTGTACTTTTTGTCATTCTTTTATTTTATCTAATATATTACTTGTGATTTATGTGTGTTAATTAGTAACCTTATGAAAACTATTCGTAGTAGCGAAAACAACCTGACAACTTTTCTTGGGGATACTATGTTATGAGATATATGTTAAATACTGTCTCCGGAGGCATTATTGGTGCATGACTTAAGTTATTAACTTTATCCATATACATGAAATTATTTATATTTGTTAATTtaatgttgttgttattaaattATCATTATTTAAATTTTGCTAAAATTATAAGCACTTAGTAACAAAGTACCATTCTCACAAGAGGACATATATGACATCTGATTACATTTGGTTGATGTCTTTATGTCTTATTGTGAATCTCAACAACACTATATTTATTGGTTGTTGTAAGTATTGTATAAAGATTTTGTCATTATATGTGCAAATATGTATAGGTTCTCTTGGTAGAGGTTATGTGTATCCCAAATATCATTATAGATATTGTAAGCATTATATGATTATGTTTTAAAATATGTATAGGTTCAATTGGTGTACAATTTTGGATATGTGTATATTTGATTttgtaaacaatttaaatttGATATTCTATGTTTGTGTTCTATAAATTTGGTATTCTGACACAAAATTTGTACTTTCTGACAAAAAAATAGGTTATACCCCTTGGTTACTAACAAAAATCAAGAGGTATCTGACACACACTACAtagttttgaaaacaaaaaaatattgttgttaGGGATCAAACCAATGACCATTTCAACTATCTCATCGGTTATTCCGAAACTAAGGGATAACGTGTCATGTTTTCATGTCGCCATTCGTTATCCCGCTTGGGAAACTAATGTAAAATCCCTTTGATGCCCAAAgtaaaaatatatattttatagtGGTGTAAGTTGAGCCATGTAACAAGGGGTTAATTACAAATATGTCATTAATATGAAATGAAAGTGAAATTAAGTTATAAGATCCTGAGGGTACAAATTGAATTTTCTTTAAAACTTGTTTGCCAAGTCTTCCTCACATGCTTTATGTCAGATCACTTAATATTATACCCATTTCCCAAATCTTAGTGACGAAGCAAAATTTTGAGTCCTCAGACTTATTGACTCATTAGATGTTGGTTTCTCAAATTAATTTATGTTACGTCAATGAATATAATATTAATTTACCAAAAGCTTGGTGACCAAGTAAAATTTTAAGTCCTCAGATAATGGGCCTCAGATTTGTGCATTTATATCTTCAAATATATTTTTGCCTCTTCTTTCCATTTTTATAGTAAGGATCATTATAACATAACATAATATTTGAGTGAGAATGATGAAACATGTCTTATTTATTTTCACTCAAGAGCATAcatcaaataaaaaataatattatgATCTTAGTCATATTTATACAAGAGTGTGTTATCTTCAAAACATCAAAAATGATTTTCCTTCAACACCTAATACACGATGACATAATATAGACTTTGAGAAATGATTTCATCTTCATTGCAAAAAGGGAAAGTAAGTGTTAACTAAACTCCCCAATAACACAAGATACTTCTAATAGGGAACGAGTTAGAAGATGTCTGCAATAAGAAAGATTGCACATTATATGAGACATATGTAACTTCCAAATCCACATCCAAGATTCCTTTTTCATTATGGTGTTGGGATAAAAGCCAATtataatcatttaaaaaaatatacatttATCATTCAAATTAGCATTACAAATCCACGTATATTTCAAGTAATTAACATATGTAACTATCCTTTGGTTGAATGTAATAATATGCGGAGAAATTAACGCATGTAAATCCAAAATATTACAAACCCCACCATCACACACATCTTTGATCTTCAAAATAAACATTAGGTTAAGCAATACCATGGATAACTTTGTGTAAAGGTTGCTTCAAAATCCAAGGTCGCAACCAAATATTTGTGTCCCCAACTTTTATTTTAAAGTTGAAACCATCGATTTCAAAATAACATGCCAAGTTGGTGATCcattaatttatttaaaaaaaaaacaagtctacttttttgaaatatttattaGCCAGCAAAGAAACCCATAATTTATTTTTCATCTACAATAAACTATAAATTAGCTTACGAAAAAAGTGCCACATTTTGAAAACATGACATATGAATTCCTAGCCCACCCATAATTTGAGGTTGAGCTATCTTTTTCCAACTAACCATATGCCTAACATTATCAGTTGGTCATCGCTAAATAAAGTTCTCAGTTATCCAACTTATCACAAACATATTACACTAACCACTTGATTTTCATGTTGTAcgagaaaaaaaaagaaaatatcTACATTAACCATGACAACTCTATCTGATCTATTAAGAAGTCATCCTTTTCAATAATCCGATTAAGTTGCTTCTCTATCATAAATTTTGAGAAGGTCATCCTTACAGGTTATTCTATAACAAAGTTTCAATCATAAGTATTTATCATATATGTTAATAAACTTGACGATACACTCATATGATTCCTTAATAACTCTACAAACACCTTTAAAAGATATGTCATTAATTTATCAAGAATGATTTTAAAATCTGAAAATggattaaaaaaataaaaaactagGCAAAAAGCAAGCATGACGatgtttttaattttgtgaaCAAAAACATTTATTCTTCAAAAAAGAACTGAGAGATCTTATGTCGTCTTTAGTAATATGTAAGGATTATCAATTTTCATCCAGAGCCTTATGAATATCAAGTCCCTTAATCTTTCTAAGCAAAGAACAAAAATATGAGAGAAATGAGATCTCCTTGACGAAGATCACTAATATATTGAAAGGGCTCTCTCATACTTCGATGACAAATATACTACTCttaacaaaataaataataaaaatagaGTGGTCAAAGTTATATAAAGCATCACATAAAATCATAGTCAACTCGATCATGGACTCTCTTGAGATTAAGTTTACATCCCTTTAGTTTTATCTTTTAATATTTGCACATGATAAATAAAATcttcaaaaataataatattattcATTGTACCTCTACCATAAATAAAGCTACTTTATAAGGAGCTCTCAATATCATTACAAATAGGTCTTAATCGGTTCATAAACACTTTGGAAACCAACTTACATGTCATATTACACAAGCTAAAAACTTTAAATTCTTTGAAAGTACGAGAGGTGTCCACTTTATGAATCTATACCATAGGATATCGAGTTACCTGAAGATCCATGTAAATGTTATCCCAATCCTTAATCACAAACATCCAAATGACATCTCCAATATCATCCCAAAAATATCTTGAAGAAAATAGGCTGAAAGTGTTTATACCTAAAGCTTTGTAAGAATCCATCTCCACAAAGGCTTGGTGAACCTCATGTTTAATGATGGTGGTCATAAGCATAATTAGCTGCTTAAAGATGAAAGAAGTGAAATTCATTATCCTCGAAGGTCAGAGCAAGACAACATTTGtacaaaaaaatttaaataaaaacaCGACTTTCTTTTCTAAGATGTTAGTATTAGCGCACCACTCATCAGAAGAAAGATTAAGACCATaaactttgtttttctttttccGAATGATTGATTGGACATGAAAAAAAAAGGAAGTGTTCAACTCCATGGTCGAAGTCATTTCTCTCTTGACTTTTGGTACTAAAGAATCTCCTCCTTAAAAAAATATATTCTCATATTTTTAAAGAAATCCACTATACAAATTAAGAAGGCAAGCCTAATCCATCCATTTAATAGAATGTTGTGCTCATTGAAGTTTAGTCTCGTACTTTTTTCTCTCTTAAAATATTTCTAAACGTTTCCTTATTAAAAACCAAAGTTTTTTTCCTTCTTTTTAACATAACTTACATAAATCAAAATGTATTTTCAATCCTTCTTTTATAATTATGCAAAAACATATTTTAGTTTAAGAATCAATCAAATTTTTGTTATGACAATCAATATAATCTCATACTATTTGTTTTTgataattttgattttttagtATTAGAAGTGGTTGATCTCTCTAGAGAGAGTGCAAAGGTTCGTGCATATTAATGTCATGTCTTCTTAGACTATGAATGTAATttttaatataattaattttacTATCTAAAAAGGAGAGCGACGCAAATGTTTTTTTTCACCACTAGTATCAGGTCCACTAAACCGATTGTTTcgctatatatatatatatatatatgatttaATAATCCTATAAGAACTAAAATATATTTAATTGATTTGTCAAAAACatattttaattgaaaaataatGAAATGTTACCGAGTCCttaaatttaatttaatgttATGATTTAGTCCCTTAACTAAAAATTATTACAAATTAATCACTTAACTTCACTTATGTTATCCTATTTTATCAATTTCTaacaataaaaaaatattaaGTTCTGATGACGACGTGGCGTGACAATAAAGTCATTGATACAAATCTGAATCAACCTATATACTTAAAAACTGATACACATACATAcattatttaaattttaaaaacaaaatccTCGCAATTTATACAGTATGTCTGCTTTTAATTATATACTCGGACTCAAATTTATATCAATGAAATTGTCGTTACACTACATTATCAGAACTtacattttttttctttcaaaaattaatgaaaaaaattaaatatGATATACGAAATGAAATTGATAAACTAATTTGTAACATATTTGTAACATTTGTTAGTTAATAGACTAAAATAGAATATTAAATTGAATGAAAGGAATATACAATTATTctttaaataataaattaattttttCAATTAATTATTTTATCCTAGTGTATTGCGAACCTGTCATTTCTTTCTCTAGAACTCAAACCAACCTAAAAGTCTTCAGCGAGTGCCGGAGTCACTCGTTTACCCCAAGACAATCTATGCAGGGACTCAAACCAAACTAAACTCTCTCCTTTTTGCAAGTAACTCGTCCCCACTGCCAAATAAAGACACAAAGAGGAAGCAACTCAGCCAGAGTTTCATTCATTGCTGCCAAAACCAAATCAGAGTTTAAACTTTGAAATCCCTCTTCATTCATTCACAATCTAAATCTAAATTCTATTCTAGGGTTCCAATTCAAAATAGATGTACTCCAGCAATTTGATTGGTTTCATTTTGGCCGTTGTTTCCGGAGCTTTCATCGGCTCCAGCTTCATTATCAAGAAAAAAGGTCTCCAACGTGCCGGCCTTAACGGCACTCCTGCTAGTAAGTTACTTTATtaccctctttcttcttcttctgtaTTCTTTACCGTTATCTAACTAATTTTCATTTTTCAGGTGTCGGAGGCTATGGTTATCTTCTTCAGCCTCTTTGGTGGATCGGAATGGTTACAAGTCAGTACATATAATCTATAACAACTATTTTCATCTTTCCATTTTCAACtttcaatttctttttcttttttgtttctGATTTTTTTTATGCTCCTCTTGTTGTTACAGTGATTGTTGGAGAGATTGCGAATTTCGTAGCGTATATTTATGCCCCTGCTGTGCTTGTCACGCCACTAGGTGCTTTGAGTATTATTGTCAGGTAAGCAATTTGTGCGTGTTTGGTTTTGACTGAATTGATTCAGACTTAAATAAGTTCAACTTAAAGTGATATATGCTTTTGATAAATTATGTAAAAGTCAGGTGAAGAATTAATTTAATACTACTAGATCAAAATCGGATTCTGTATTTCGGATTCAAACGCAATTATACTACTAGAGTATAGGTTTTGCAAAGTCACGGTGGAGCGATTTTAATGGATCCACCGTGATACCAAACATGCGTCCTCCAAATTTGAAACCAAACTTACGCTTGCTTAGATTCTTCTTGTTTACTTGTTTGTATAAATGGCTAGTGTAGTGCTGTGTTGGCTCATTTCATGTTGGGCGAGAAGTTACAGAAAATGGGCATGCTTGGGTGTCTTCTATGCATTGTTGGATCTACTGAGATTGTGCTCCATGCACCTCAAGAAAGGTCTCTTACTTCTGTGTTGGAAATATGGCTTTTGGCTGTCCAACCAGGTATCCTGCTGTCGAAGCTCTTTGCtgtttttttgttttaatttttttattgattttttaaACCGAATTATGATATTGCTGTTCGGTTGTTTTGGTTTCCAGCATTTCTCTTGTACATAGCCTCGGCAATGGCTTTGTCATTCTTTTTGATTTTTTATTGTGCACCTCGCCACGGCCAAACTAATATCTTTGTTTATATTGGGATATGCTCCATAATTGGATCATTGACTGTAAGTGATTCTTCCTATCCAATTCATCTTATACATTCTAATAGTTGACAAAATTCATTGGTGGAGTTGATCTTTTCATTTACGCTTCTGAACTGACCAAAtatcttctctctctctctctcaggTCATGAGTGTAAAAGCGATTGGCATAGCCATTAAACTTACATTCGATGGTTCAAATCAGTTTATCTACTTTCAAACATGGATTTTTACAATGGTCGGCATTTCCTGCATCATTACTAGTTTAAATTATCTTAATATGGTGAGTATCACTCTTACATTTTTATGTGACTATTTCTTCGGCATAGTTACTTTTCAATTATGTGTATCATCTGCTGCTTTTCTTTAGTGTAAGAAGCATTTTTGTTTACGGGAGATGATCCATAATCTTATATGGTTTGTGGCCACTTGTCTAGCTACTGCCTTTGTATCATCAACATGAGTTTATTGAAGTTTTCatcaaaaattaaattgcatGTGAATTTAAGAAACTTTTTGTTGGATAAGAGATAATTTATAAGTTCAAGATGTAACCTTTACTCCAAATAACATCCATGTAAATCTTGACTCAGTTGATCTTTTCATGATGTTCAGTTGTCATAACTGGCTTGTTAATTGTCTGTGATCTGGGTTTCTATGGTGATAGATTCTTGTATGGTTGGCATTGCAGGCATTGGATACTTTCAACACAACAGTGGTTTCTCCAATCTATTATGCACTGTTCACTTCTTTTACAATATTAGCCAGCGCAATCATGTTTAAGGTTGGTATTTTATTTTTTAGGGACAAAGTGAAAAACACATCTCAGAAATCATCTTTTAGATCAATTGCTCAACTATCTGCTACTATTCTGTCTTCTCTACTTGTCTCATTTAGGACTATTCAGGACAAAGTATAAGCAGTATTGCATCAGAGCTATGTGGTTTCATCACTGTTTTATCTGGAACAACTGTATTGCACTGCACTAGAGTACCAGATCCTCCTGTCAGTACAGGTAAAGATCTAATGCATTTCTGTGAGGTTCTCTAGTCCTCATAATTATGTGTGCTTTTTTATTGAATTGCAACCGAAAACTTTACCAGTAATACAGTATTGAGTAGCCTGACCGTACTGCAGTATGATTACACCAAAGGCTAATATTTAATACGAATTTTTGATAATGTGAGATGTTTACATTTTCTTGTTCATTACGTGCCCAATTTAAGAAATGAAAAGCCACATGATAGAGACCCGATTACGAGTGATAAGGAAAAAGGATATTATGTAATAAGTAGTGCGGTGAGGATATATGGTAAATAAAGTATGGGCTAGAATGCTTAATTGGCAGGTTTGTAATGCTTTAGTAGTTTATGTAGTGAGGTAAGTGAATTGTAGCGGTCATGCAAGATTATCTAGTGAACCGTGATGATTAGGCAGGGTTTTCTCTTTCTCTGAGGAACTTGGCTCTGGGTAGCTTGGGTTTCATTCCCTTCTAGAGATTTCTTCTCTTTATCAATTAAATACATACTATTTTCTATTGTTTTATCTCATTCTTTGCTAAATTCCTAATTCTGAATTTTGGGTTCCCATCCCCATTCAACAAAGTTGAAGGAAGTCTTGGTGCAACAGTTGGAGTTGCTACCATGTGACTATAAGGCCATGTGTGCTTCTTGTAAATGCAAGATAAGGTTGCCTACAATAGGCCCGACCTTTCCTAAACCACACCGTGACCGAGCCTTATGGCATTAGGCTGTCATTTTGTTTTTCCGAATACAACACTGACAGAAAAAGGGCAAATTTAATGGGAAAAACGATGGAAATGATTATATATGTAATGTACAAAAGCACTTAAGATGTTGGCAATTGATGAGAAATTGTGCCAGTGTCCTGACTCATTTAGCCATTTGAGAACGGAACTTTTTTTTCATTTCAGTAATATAACCTCCCCGTGAGGTGAGACTACCATGAACAAAGCACTTAAGACAAACCAAACTACTGTCTTATAACAAAGTGAGGAAAAGAAATAGGAACAACTGAATCACAAGCAAACTTTATTTCTGTCAAAACATTTAAAATCAATAACTGCCGTCATGAAAGGACAAACTGCTTACTGTGGGAACATAAATTTTAGATTTTGGTGCTTCAGATCATGTAGTTGGTAATCCCTATCTTATCTCTAACTTACCAGCTCCTAAAATACCCCACAATATACTGGTATTGGTCAAGCTTCACCTGTCTCATCTCCATCTTTGAATTATATCATTTTTGTACTGGTTGTCCTCTTGTTTAATTTCAATCCATAAATTTATCCGCTCTCTCAATTGTTCCATAACATTTACTACCGAGAAGACTTGGAACAAGATATAAATATCAGGGCATATATTACCTTCATTATCATCCATCCACCATTTGTGATGTTTTTACATCTTAAACTTAGCTCTCCTTGTGACAATCATTGGAATGTAGTTGTTTTGAGTTCTTAAGTACATCAAAAAAGCACTTGGAAAAAGACTTGTTCTCACTAAAGAGAGACCACACTGATATTGTTGGGTATTCAAATACCGATTGGGCAAGAGATGCGAGTGATAGACAATATACTTCTGCTTATTGCATTTTTTGGGTGAAAATATGGTTTCATGGAAGTGCAATAAACAACTTGTTGCTCAGTCAAGTGCAAAAGCAGAGTAATGAGCTATGACTCATGCTATATGTGAGCTTCTCTGTTTGAAACACTTAATGCAAGAAATACCTTTG containing:
- the LOC127078964 gene encoding probable magnesium transporter NIPA7 isoform X2 — protein: MYSSNLIGFILAVVSGAFIGSSFIIKKKGLQRAGLNGTPASVGGYGYLLQPLWWIGMVTMIVGEIANFVAYIYAPAVLVTPLGALSIIVSAVLAHFMLGEKLQKMGMLGCLLCIVGSTEIVLHAPQERSLTSVLEIWLLAVQPAFLLYIASAMALSFFLIFYCAPRHGQTNIFVYIGICSIIGSLTVMSVKAIGIAIKLTFDGSNQFIYFQTWIFTMVGISCIITSLNYLNMALDTFNTTVVSPIYYALFTSFTILASAIMFKDYSGQSISSIASELCGFITVLSGTTVLHCTRVPDPPVSTVQMCTVPCLQKYHGISKETANPGNRRKKMDRPLI
- the LOC127078964 gene encoding probable magnesium transporter NIPA7 isoform X1, producing the protein MYSSNLIGFILAVVSGAFIGSSFIIKKKGLQRAGLNGTPASVGGYGYLLQPLWWIGMVTMIVGEIANFVAYIYAPAVLVTPLGALSIIVSAVLAHFMLGEKLQKMGMLGCLLCIVGSTEIVLHAPQERSLTSVLEIWLLAVQPAFLLYIASAMALSFFLIFYCAPRHGQTNIFVYIGICSIIGSLTVMSVKAIGIAIKLTFDGSNQFIYFQTWIFTMVGISCIITSLNYLNMALDTFNTTVVSPIYYALFTSFTILASAIMFKDYSGQSISSIASELCGFITVLSGTTVLHCTRVPDPPVSTDVYSPLSPKVSWYIQGNGEPWKQKEEDGPPLNLIRIIQQDHFK